ACCACCGTGTATATACTCACAGTTGAACAAACTGCCAGCTTTTGGGATCCTGGAGAATTTATTGCCGTTTCTTACAAATTGCAGGTACCGCACCCTCCAGGTGCACCGTTTTTTTTATTGATCTACAGAATGTTCGGCTTTCTTGCTTTTGGAGATGGCCTGCAGGTTGCCTATTGGATGAATGTTGGTAGTGCTCTTTTTTCAGGATTTACAATTCTGTTTTTATTCTGGTCCATTACCTTGTTTGGGAGAAAACTTTCCAGTATTCAAAAAGGACAGGAAAGCAAAGGGCAGACTATTACCCTTATGGGTGCTGGCATAATCGGGTCATTGGTCTACACCTTCACGGATAGTTTCTGGTTTTCAGCTGTGGAAGCTGAAGTCTATGCCATGTCTTCCTTTTTTACGGCAATAGTTATCTGGGCCTTTCTGAAGTGGGATGTCATAGAGGATCCAAGAGATGAAAATAGATGGATGATTTTTATTGCTTACCTGGTGGGATTGTCCATCGGTATTCACTTGCTCAACTTGGTTACTTTACCTGCATTGGCTTTGGTTTATTATTTTAAAAAGTATTCCAATCCTAACCTAAAAGGAGGCATTATAGCCCTAGTATTGGGAGGAATTGCATTGATCATCATCAACAATATCATCATTCCCGGGCTTCCAAGTCTTGCAGGTTCAATTGAGATATTTTTTGTGAACAGTATCGGGCTTCCTTTTGGATCTGGCATTGTCGTTTTTTCTGCTTTGTTTCTGGGCTCATTGATATATGGACTGCTTTATTCCATCAAAAAAGAAAAAGTCATTCTCAATACCATTTTGGTATCATTGACTTTTATTTTAATAGGATATGGTTCATATGCCATGATTGTCATCAGAGCAAATCAAGACCCTGTTATCAATGAAAATGCGCCCAAGGATATCATCAGTTATGTGTCTTACCTTAAAAGAGAACAATACGGATATAGGCCTTTGCTTCATGGGCAATATTTTGATGCGGAATTGGTTGACCAAAAAGAGGGCGCTCCTATTTACCTGAAAGGCAAAGAAAAATATGATATTGTGGACTATTCCACTACGAATATATATGACCCTGAGAGGACCACAATCCTACCCAGGATTTATTCCACCCAAGATCGGCACAAACAGATTTATAGAAGCAAGTTGGGCTTGAGAGAAGGAGAAAAACCTACTTTTTCCGATAATATTTATTTTATGCTATCCCATCAGTTGGGACATATGTATTGGAGATATTTTATGTGGAACTTCTCCGGGAGGGAAAGTGATTTTTCGGATGCACCTTGGTTAGGGATATCTGATTTCTTCAGCGATTTTTTCCCGGACTATATCAAAGAAAATAAAGCCCATAACAATTATCTGATGCTTCCTTTGATATTGGGGTTGATTGGGTTGATATTCCAAGCCAAAAATGATCCCAAATCATTTTACATTACTGCCATGCTGTTCTTGATGATGGGTGTGGTATTGGTTTTATATCTGAATTCTCCGCCGGTAGAACCTAGAGAAAGGGATTATATCTATGTAGGTTCATTCTATGCCTTTGCCATTTGGATCGGAATCGGCGTAATGGCCTTGGCCCATTGGATAGCCAAGTTGAATAAAAACATGGCGATTGCAGGCATTATTGCTACTTTGTTTGCATTCCCTATTCCCGTTTTGATGGCTTCCCAAAACTGGGACGACCATAACAGGCAGGGCAGGTTTTTCTCTGTGGATTCGGCAAGGAACTTTTTGGCCTCCTGTGCTCCAAATGCGATTCTATTTACCGGTGGTGACAATGACACCTTCCCGCTTTGGTATGTGCAGGAAGTGGAAGGTTTCAGAACAGACGTCCGGGTTGTGGTATTGAGCTATTTTGATACTGATTGGTATGTGGAACAGATGACCCGCCCGGTCAATGAATCTGCTGCGTTACCATTTTCATTGGATTACAAAAATTTCAAAAAAGGTACAAATGACGTACTATATGTTGTGGAAAAAGAAGGTCTGGATGCTATTTCAGCCAATGAATATCTGAAATTGGTCAGAAACGAAAGCGCTCTGCTCAAACTCCAAACCTCCGGTCGAAGTACTTATAACATGGTCCCATCCAGAAATTTAATCCTTGATGTCAATGTGCAGAATGTTTTTAACCAAGGTCTGATTCCTGATGGCATGGAAACCCTGATGACCGAACAGATCAATATGAGGGTAAAAGGAAATTACCTTACTAAAGGAAATCTGATGCTAATTGACCTCATTACCACCAACAATTGGGAAAGACCTATATACTTCAACAATACCTCTCTGGCTACGATAGGAATAGACATTGAAGATTATGTGGTCATGGAAGGCCTGACTTACAGATTACTTCCGGTGCGTAAACCGCAGGGATTGAGAAATGAATTGATCAATACCGATTTGGCCTTTTCCAATATCATGGAAAAATTCGCTTTCCGTGGTATGGATGATCCCGGTAATTATTTTGATGATGAATTCAGGAGATTCGCCTCCAACCATCGTTCTGCGATGAATTCTGTTGCAATAGGGCTACTTGATGAGGATGATTTGGACCGGGCAGCGGAGATACTTAAATATAGCCTGAAAGTCATGCCTGACAAAGCCATTCCTTACGACTTGGCAAGCGGGCAATCCGTCCCTTTGTTGTTTGAGGTAGGTGAAGACGATCTGGCCTTGGATATCATAGATAAAATCTCGCACAAATCAGTTCAGATGCTGGATTTTTATTCCAAAACAAACAGAGATTATGACCGGGAAGCCATGATTTCAATAGAAATGCTGAAGTTTTTTATTCCCCTTTTGGATGAAAGAGGCTATAAGGAAGAATCGGAAAAGTTAAAGATGGAACTGGAGAAAATCCTTGGACCCGGTTCAGCCGGAGGAGGCCTGTTGGATAGAAGATAGTTTATTTGGCTTTTTCCGCTATTCGCCATTTGGAATGGCGAATCCAGATAAACAGAATTTGTAATCCTGGTCAACCTACTTTAGATGGGTTACCGGAATTACAAATTCCGCTTTATCTGTTCTCGAGATTACAAATCTCGAGAAGCTGCTATTCGACATTTGTAATGTCAAATCCAGATGAATAGGATTTGTAATCCTACTATGCTTCTGGAAGAATCGTTACCGGAATTACAAATTCCGATTGTTCTGTTCATGAGATTAAAAATCCCGAGAAGCCTTATACAACACATAAAACAAATCCAATCCTTTGTCAGGGGAGGGTTCCAAGGTGTAATCTTCATGACTGATATCGGTGACGGAATCTCCCTGTTGCTGATGTAGCTTATTCCTGTTCATCCGATTGAGGATTTCATAAGGCCATCTCAACATAAAAGCAGGTAATCTGTACTGTAGATTGAAAATGTCAAACCGCATGATTTTATTCACTGACTTGCGGTTCGCTTCATGATAATTCCAGATTTTTTTATTTCCACCTATTCCCATGGGCTCAACTTTATCAAAAATCCCCATACACAGATCTTCCAATTGCTTGGGCGTATACTCTCTGATATGCCAGGGATTTCTTGAAAGCGTATGCCTGATATTCGGTGTGGAAATAATGGCCTTCCCGCCCGGCTTTAAGACCCTGTAGATTTCCTCCAGAAAAAGTTTGTCATTCTGTATATGTTCTATGACCTGAAAACTAACGACACTGTCAAACGAGTCTGTCGCCAAACCTGAAAAAGGGGGAATAAATGCTTGTTGGAAGACAGCATTAGGAAACTTGGGACTGAGATTATCTATGACTTCCTGAATTTTGTCAATACCAAGATAAGAATCCACATTTTCCAAAAGCACTTCCACGCCTCTACCCTCGCCACATCCCACTTCCAGAAGATCTCCTTTTACCATAGGTTTGGCAGCAATATAAGCTTTCAAAAGACGTTGGTGGATAGGGTTATCACTGATTAACTTATCAGAAGCAATTTCCGTTGTATAGGTAGCCATTTAAAATTTCATTAATTTGGGCAAAATTACGGTTAATTTTTAAATCAAGATGATCAGAAAAAAAATCACCAAGAAAATTATCCCCTATCTAGGTCTATTGCTCATATTGGCGGCATTCCCTTTTAAAAGTTTTTCCCAAGAAACCTTGGAAACTCTTAATCAGGCTCTTAGATATTCCAGGTATTCTCGTTTATCATTAAAAATCCTTCCTATCCAAGTTGAAAATAAGAAATTTATCCTGCAAATGCCGGTTGAAAAAATCGAAATGGACATTGAATTCGATACATATCAATTTGCTTACGCCGTTCTATCCGGATTTCAGGAACCGATTACAGATCAGAATTTGATCAGCTTAACCAAAGATGATATCATCCGGGAAACCGAATATCACTATTATTTCGAAAAAACTGTAACCATACCCGAATCGCAGGAAATGGCTTTTGCATTGTTAAAAGCTACTGACACCCGACAGGGAGATGTGTATTACTATCATATTGACCTCATAAGCCCTTTTGTTTTTGGTCACCCCAATTTCTGGGCTTATTACAGAGACGGGATCCCGTTTGATCAGGCTTTTGTCATCCAAAAAGACCCCATTGAATTTAAAGGGAGAGGTTTGATTGAATTTCATAACTTTCATTACCCTACGGAATTTGATCCACCGCTTCCACCCATGGAAATCAGACCTGCTCCCGTTACCAGAGAAATTAAAGTGGATTATAAGGGAAGTTTTCTGGCCAATCTACCCAAAACCTTCGATGAAGATGGCTACTATTTTATCCAGGCAGATACCAATTCTACTCAGGGAATGATGTTGAAATCCGTCCCGGAAACTTTCCCAAGAGTAAAAGATTATGATGAAATGGTGGAAATGGTAGTCTATATTTCTACCCGACGAGAGCATGAAACATTAAAAGAAGCTGAAGACAAAAAAATAGCCCTTGACCAATATTGGTATAGTCTGACCAAAGATGAAGAAACTGCCAGGAAACTGATCAAGGAATATTTCAAACAGATTGAATTCGCAAATATCATGTTTACTGATTTCAAAGAAGGTTGGAAGACTGACAGGGGAATGGTCTTCACTGTCATGGGGCCTCCCAATGAAGTTTTCTTCAGATTGAACGGAGAAATATGGTCTTATGTCAGCCCTGATTCCAATTCAAAAATAACGTTTACCTTTGCACGGGTTAAAAATATTCTGACCCCAAATTATTACATACTCAACCGGTCCAGAGCGCTACAGCCTGATTGGTTCAAAAGCATCACAACATGGAGAAACGCTCAGATGGTTTTCTGATAAACAAAGGAGAACATGAAAAGGATTATATTTTTGGAACAAGAGCGGTTATGGAAGCCATCCATGCCCAAAAAGATATAGACAAGATTTTAGTTGACAAAGAAGTCAACAACGAACTGATCAAAGAGCTTTTGGCTTTGGCCAAAGAAGAAAGAATCAATGTGGTCAGGGTCCCGGAAGCGAAACTGAACAGGATTACCAGAAAAAACCATCAAGGGGTGGTAGCACATATGTCGGCTATTCAGTATGCTTCTTTGGACAATGTGATAGATGAATGTTTTTCAAAGGGTGTAGCTCCCCTTATTTTGGTCTTGGACAGGATTACTGATGTGAGAAATTTTGGTGCAATGGCAAGGACTGCTGACTGCGCAGGTGTTCACGCCATCGTTATTCCAGAAAAGGGAAGTGCCCAGATCAATTCAGACGCAGTCAAAACCTCAGCAGGAGCTTTGAATCATTTGCCTGTCTGTCGTGTCAAAAACCTCTATTACACCGTAAAAGATCTCAAGAAGATGGGCCTTAATGTTGTGAGCGTGACAGAGAAAACCGAGAGGTTAATGTATGATGCTGATTTCACCTTACCTACCGCCTTGATTATGGGTTCTGAAGAGGATGGAATCTCACAGGAACTGATGGGGGTTTCTGATGAATTTGTAAAAATCCCATTATCCGGAAATATTGAAAGCTTAAATGTTTCTGTTTCCGCCGGAGTGGTGGTTTATGAAGCGATAAGGCAGAGAAGATAGGAAGTAGGGAAATTGGGGAGTTGGAAGAAATTGACCGATGACGGATGTTGGATGACCGATGTTTTTAGGGTAGTTGGAGAAAAAGGAGATTTGATTGCCAAAATGTTGAAGAGGCGAAAAAGCTTGTCCTTGTCATTTCGAACGTAGAAGGCTGTCCGTGGCGGAAGAAATCTTTGCTCCGGAATTAAAGTTTCCAGACCACTCCTGCCGTCGAGGTGACAAGGCAAAGCCTTCTTGAATTCTTAAATGCTGTTAAATGATCAAAAAAAATAAAGCTTCAACTTTGACACCGTTTTCAAGACTACCATGCCCACTGTAACCTGACCACTGCTTACTGCGACTGACCACTGAGACTGCTTACTGATATCTGAATACTGCCTACTTCTCCTTCTCCCCTGGTTTCATTAGTTTTTCCTGTACAAGCCCCGGGTATTCTTTGAGATAGAGGTCTCTTTGCGGGAAAGGAATTTCTATATCATTATTTTTGAAAGCATTGAAAATACCTCTCATGACCCGATCTCTAACCAATATCCAAATATCCACATCATTGACCCAAAACAACACACGGAAGTTGACAGAATTGTCCGCAAAGGTCTGTAGAAAAACTTTTGGTTCAGGAGCTTTTAGGATTTCATCCCTGTTAAGTTCTTTAGTGATCAGTTCCGTGACCAAATCCATGTCAGATTTATAAGCCACCCCAATGATCAGCTCGACCCTTCTCTTTTTATCAGAAAGTGTCCAATTGGTCAGGTACTGTGACAATAAATCTCCATTTGGAATGATTACTTCGGCGCCGTCCCAATTTTTGATTTTACTGGAACGAATTCCGATATCTTTGACGACCCCTTCCACTACACCCACCTCAATCGTATCTCCTATCTGAATGGGTTTCTCAAATGCCAAGATTACCCCGGAGACCAGGTTATTGACTATAGTCTGCAATCCAAAACCTATACCTACGGACAATGCCCCCAGCACAATAGCTATTTTATCTATAGGAATACCGGATGCTGCTACAGCAATCAAAAATCCAATCGTCAGGACAGCCAATCTGATCAAGAGAATTGAAGAACCCAATCTTTTGTTCCCCAAACCCACATTTTGCTGATCCTTGATGGAAGCCATGTAGG
This window of the Aquiflexum balticum DSM 16537 genome carries:
- the rlmB gene encoding 23S rRNA (guanosine(2251)-2'-O)-methyltransferase RlmB, translating into MEKRSDGFLINKGEHEKDYIFGTRAVMEAIHAQKDIDKILVDKEVNNELIKELLALAKEERINVVRVPEAKLNRITRKNHQGVVAHMSAIQYASLDNVIDECFSKGVAPLILVLDRITDVRNFGAMARTADCAGVHAIVIPEKGSAQINSDAVKTSAGALNHLPVCRVKNLYYTVKDLKKMGLNVVSVTEKTERLMYDADFTLPTALIMGSEEDGISQELMGVSDEFVKIPLSGNIESLNVSVSAGVVVYEAIRQRR
- a CDS encoding glycosyltransferase family 117 protein, yielding MLDYKKVNNLTGWLVFLFATTVYILTVEQTASFWDPGEFIAVSYKLQVPHPPGAPFFLLIYRMFGFLAFGDGLQVAYWMNVGSALFSGFTILFLFWSITLFGRKLSSIQKGQESKGQTITLMGAGIIGSLVYTFTDSFWFSAVEAEVYAMSSFFTAIVIWAFLKWDVIEDPRDENRWMIFIAYLVGLSIGIHLLNLVTLPALALVYYFKKYSNPNLKGGIIALVLGGIALIIINNIIIPGLPSLAGSIEIFFVNSIGLPFGSGIVVFSALFLGSLIYGLLYSIKKEKVILNTILVSLTFILIGYGSYAMIVIRANQDPVINENAPKDIISYVSYLKREQYGYRPLLHGQYFDAELVDQKEGAPIYLKGKEKYDIVDYSTTNIYDPERTTILPRIYSTQDRHKQIYRSKLGLREGEKPTFSDNIYFMLSHQLGHMYWRYFMWNFSGRESDFSDAPWLGISDFFSDFFPDYIKENKAHNNYLMLPLILGLIGLIFQAKNDPKSFYITAMLFLMMGVVLVLYLNSPPVEPRERDYIYVGSFYAFAIWIGIGVMALAHWIAKLNKNMAIAGIIATLFAFPIPVLMASQNWDDHNRQGRFFSVDSARNFLASCAPNAILFTGGDNDTFPLWYVQEVEGFRTDVRVVVLSYFDTDWYVEQMTRPVNESAALPFSLDYKNFKKGTNDVLYVVEKEGLDAISANEYLKLVRNESALLKLQTSGRSTYNMVPSRNLILDVNVQNVFNQGLIPDGMETLMTEQINMRVKGNYLTKGNLMLIDLITTNNWERPIYFNNTSLATIGIDIEDYVVMEGLTYRLLPVRKPQGLRNELINTDLAFSNIMEKFAFRGMDDPGNYFDDEFRRFASNHRSAMNSVAIGLLDEDDLDRAAEILKYSLKVMPDKAIPYDLASGQSVPLLFEVGEDDLALDIIDKISHKSVQMLDFYSKTNRDYDREAMISIEMLKFFIPLLDERGYKEESEKLKMELEKILGPGSAGGGLLDRR
- a CDS encoding class I SAM-dependent methyltransferase, producing the protein MATYTTEIASDKLISDNPIHQRLLKAYIAAKPMVKGDLLEVGCGEGRGVEVLLENVDSYLGIDKIQEVIDNLSPKFPNAVFQQAFIPPFSGLATDSFDSVVSFQVIEHIQNDKLFLEEIYRVLKPGGKAIISTPNIRHTLSRNPWHIREYTPKQLEDLCMGIFDKVEPMGIGGNKKIWNYHEANRKSVNKIMRFDIFNLQYRLPAFMLRWPYEILNRMNRNKLHQQQGDSVTDISHEDYTLEPSPDKGLDLFYVLYKASRDF
- a CDS encoding GWxTD domain-containing protein, yielding MIRKKITKKIIPYLGLLLILAAFPFKSFSQETLETLNQALRYSRYSRLSLKILPIQVENKKFILQMPVEKIEMDIEFDTYQFAYAVLSGFQEPITDQNLISLTKDDIIRETEYHYYFEKTVTIPESQEMAFALLKATDTRQGDVYYYHIDLISPFVFGHPNFWAYYRDGIPFDQAFVIQKDPIEFKGRGLIEFHNFHYPTEFDPPLPPMEIRPAPVTREIKVDYKGSFLANLPKTFDEDGYYFIQADTNSTQGMMLKSVPETFPRVKDYDEMVEMVVYISTRREHETLKEAEDKKIALDQYWYSLTKDEETARKLIKEYFKQIEFANIMFTDFKEGWKTDRGMVFTVMGPPNEVFFRLNGEIWSYVSPDSNSKITFTFARVKNILTPNYYILNRSRALQPDWFKSITTWRNAQMVF